The sequence AATCCGAGAGGTGGTCCTCGAGCGGCCGTCCGTCCGCACCCGCGTTGCTCGCGACGGGACGATCTGGCGGTTGCTCGAACCCGTCGAGGCGCCCGCGGACGCGGTCGAGGTCGGCCGGTTGCTGGAGACGCTCGCGGACGTGGTCAGCGGCACGCCCATTCCCGCGGAGGAGCTGCGCGAAGCCCCTCCCGTCGAGATGGGTTTTGACCCGCCCGCCGCCCGTATCGCCCTCGTCCGCCCGGGAGGCGATCTGACCTTTGAGTGCGGACAGGCGCTACCCGGCGGCCGCCTGTATGTGCGCCTTTCACCGCCCAACGTATTCTTCGCCGTCAACACAAACGTGCTCGCCGCGATTCCGCCGTCGGCCGATGCGCTGCGCGACCGCACGCTCTTCCCCGGCGTATCCGACATCCGCCAGATCCGTCTGCGGCGTCCCGGCGGCCGCATCCACCTCAGCAGAGCCGACGATGGCCAGTGGCGAATCATGGAGCCGATTCAAGCCCGCGCCGACCGGCAGGCCGCGCAGCGGCTGGTGGAGGCGTTGCTCACCGCTCGCGTACGTGAGTTCGTGCGGGACGAAGTTGCGCTCGGCGACCCGTACGGGCTGGACGAATCGGCCATCGAGGTGCTCGTGGATGCCGGCCCCGGCGTGGAGAGCCGCTCGCTGCGCATCGGTCGGCGCTCCGACACCGATCCCGCCGGCGTCTACGCCCAGCGCGGCGGCTCCCGCGCGGTCGTCACTGTATCCGCGGAAATCGCCTGGATGTGCGCCGCATCGCTGGACGACCTCCGCGACCGCCGACTGGTGCCGATCGCGCCGGAAGACATCGCAGGCTGGTCCCTGGAACGCGGTAACCGCCGGCTCCACCTCGTGACCACTAACGGCGGATGGACGATCCTTGAGCCGACACCCGCGCCGGCCGACGACGCGCGCGTCCGCGCGTTCATCCGCGAATGGCTCGGCACCCGCATCGAAAGCTTTCCCTCCAACCCGGCGCTCCCCGCACCCGCCGTCCGGCTGTGCTGGTACCGCACCGCCGCCGGGGAGTCCGCAGCGGTCACCGGCATGCCCGCCGCTGTCACGCTGCTGGTCGCGGAAACACCCCTCGAGTGGACGCCCGTTGCCGTCATTGAGGGCGGCTCGACCAACATCGTGATGATCCGCACCAAACCCCCCGGCGCGCTCGCGCCCGATCCGCTCCGTTTCCGCACCCGCGTTCTGCTCTCTCTACCGCGCGAACGGATCGCCGGTTTCGTGCTCCGCCGCGGCAACGTGGAGCAGCGCGTGACGATCTCGACCAACGGCGTGCTCACCGAGCGCGGAGATCCGGTGCCGGTGGCGACCGTGCTGCCCAAACTGCGCGCTCTGGACCTCCTGCAGGCCGTGAACCTTGTCACTGATTCACCCGCAGAACTGATCAGCTACGGACTCGATCCACCCGCCGCGTCGCTGACGGTACTCGATCGCGCCGACTCGGGCGGATCGGTCACCCTGCTATTCGGACGCAGCGGCCCCGAAGGCACGTTCGTCCGAATACAGGGCCGCGACCTCGTGGCGCTTTTGGACCCGGCGACGGCGGGGGCTCTGCAGGCGGATCTGGTTCCGACGCCCACGCCTCCGCCCGGAGCCGCCCCTGGCCCGTGAATTCGCCGGCGAAACTCCGGTTCAAACGCCGACCCCACGCCGGAACGGCGGTCGCGCTGGCGCTCGCGGTATTGATGCTGTGCTTTGACCGCTTCGGCCTCCCTGGCAGCTGGTTGACTCCGCTCTGGCGCGGCGAGCGCAGCCCGCTCCAGCTGCGCGTTCGCCGGCTCAGGCTCGGGCCGTTCTCCGGCCTGCGCGCTGCGGGGGTGTCGGCGCACCTCTCCCTGCCGGCCGGCAAGATCCGGGTGCAGGCCGAAGAGTTTCGCCTTCGCCCTCGCTGGGCGGACTGGCTCCGGGGCCGCACCGGTGCGATCGAGGGTGGACTCCTCCGCGGCCAGGTCGTTTGGGAGCCGCCCAACCCCGAGCTGCTTCCCGTCCGCCTGGACGAGCTCCAGCTGCGCCTCACACGCCCGCACGACCAGCCGCTCCACATGGAGGCCTCCGCACGATGGAATCAGACACTGGTCCGCTTTGATGCGGTCGTCACTGGCGCCCTCCCCACGAGGCTTCACACCGCATCCGCAGCCCAGCACCCCGCGCCCGCCGCCGGCTCTCCGGACCACCGCCGCTGGATGAACCCGCCGATTCCGCAGGGCTCCGGTGTGCTGGTGCTGTCCGCCATCGCGTCCGCCACCGCATTGACGGATGCGAGGCTCGAATTTCGCGGCGAGGGTACCGATCTGCACTGGGCAGGACGAGGCTGGCAACATTGGCGAATCAACGGTCGTTTCGATGCGGAAGGCCTGTGCCTTGCGGATTTCCACCTCTCCGCCGACGGCGATGAGCTGCACATCCGCGGCCGCTGGCCCGGCCAGCGCCGCCCACCCGAGTTCGCGGTCACCGCGCAGATGTCACCGGCCGCGATCCGCGCGGCGCCGTGGCCGGAGGCGTGGACCGCGATTCTCCGGCGCTGGAATGTCGAAGCGCTCGAGCCCATCCACGCCAGCGTCACGGTCGGTCCGCGACCGGACGGGTCGGTCGGTCTCCACACTGTTCACATCGAACGCGGGACGTTCTCCGTTCTCGGCATACCGGTGCGCCAGGTCCGCGCCGACCTGTGCACGGACAATACGATCTGGCGGCTGCGTCGGTTGCTCGCGGTAGTCGGCGAACATGGCGACGGCGGGCCGCTGGCTCTCGAGGCCGAGTACGAGCCGGCCACCCGCCGCTACTGCGTCCGCGCAGACGCCGCCTTCGACCCTTCGGTGATCCTGCCGGTCCTGCCCGCGGACCTCGCCATCCAGGTGGGCGCTTACCGATCGCTCGGTCCTCCTCCACGCCTGAGGATTGAAGCACGCGGGCAACTCGATGAGCCACCCTCAACGGAACTTTCAGGGGAGATTTGCGCAGAAGAGTTTAGCTGGAACGGCGCATATCTATCCCGCGCCGCCGCGCAGCTTCAGCTGCAGGCGGGCGTGCTGCGGCTTGAGGACGTGATCCTGTCGCGTCCAGATGGACACCTCGTCGGGCGGATCGAGCAGGACCTGCAGCGCCGTCGCGTGCGCGTCGCCGCCCGGGGAGTGTTTCCGATTCCAGTGCTCGCGCGGCTCGGAGGTCCGCGGCCTCACCTGTTCGCCTCCCAGTTTCGTTTCGGCGGCACCGCGAGAGTCGCCGCGCTCGGCCAGGTGGACTACGGCCAGCAGGACGACAACTGGGGGGAACTCCATATCGAAGCGGACCACATCGGCTACGGCTGGCTGGACCTCGATCAGGTGGTTCTCGACGCCGAATTGGCCGGGCGTGATGTTCAGATTCCGCGGCTGTCGGCCAAAACCGTTGGCGGTGTGCTTCGCGGCAGTGCGCATCTGCGGCTGCCGGACGCCGCCGACATCCCCGCGGCGTACGCGCTCGAGATGGCAGGGACGGACCTCGACTTCGCCGAACTGCTCCGCGCGCTCACCGACCGCAACGCGCAAACGCAGCGCGGTCGTCTGTCTGCTTCGCTGAGCCTGGCCGGCCGTATCGGCCGTGGGCAGGGCCGAACCGCGACCGGCCAGGGTCACATCCGCATCCGCCGAGGCCAGCTGCTCGATATTCCTGTCTTCGGCGGCCTCTCGCAGTACCTGTCCTCCCTCGTGCCGGGTCTGGGTTTCGTTTCGCAGGGCGATTTCCGCGCGAGTTTCCAGATCCGCGACGGCTACGTCGAGACCGAACGTGCGGAACTGCGAGGCGAGATCCTGTCGCTCGACGGTGTTGGCCGCTACTATTTTGACCGACGGCTGCAGTTCCGGGTCGAAGCACGGCTGCTGCGCGGCGGCGCGGTTGCGGATCTGGTGCGCATGCTCACCTCGCCCGTCACCCGACTGCTTGAGTTCGACCTCCGCGGCACTCTCGACCAACCCGAGTGGGCACCGCGCAATCTGCCCGGTCTCTGAAAACGCGCAGCGGTTCGCCTTGCGTGCGCGTGCAGGGAGTCGCATTTTGGAGCGGAGAAGCATCGCATGACCACGACCGGCCTGACCCTCTGCGCATGGCTCGCCGCAGGGACGGTGTTCGCACAGACCACCGGCCGCCTGTTCCGCGTACACGAGATCGGTTTTGCGGACCCCGACGCGATCGCGGAGGCCGCCCGGGCAGCGCTCTCCGAGGGCAGCCGTCTGGTCGTGGACGCGCCGCGCCGGCGGTTGCTGGTGTTTGCGACCGAATCCGAACATTCGCAAATTGCCGACCTCGCCCGCGCCGCCGCCGCCCCTCCACCGATGGTGCGCATTGACGTCCGCCGGCGCGCAGTCGGGCAGACCAGCGAACTCGACGCCGGCGCAGCCGTCGGCGGCACGGTGGTGATCGCTCCAAGCGGCTCCTCAGCCGACATTTCGGTGCGCCCCCGCGCGGAATGGCGTGCGAGCGACACCTCCGAACATCTCGTGCAGACGCTCACGGTGCTCAGTGGCCGCTCCGCATCGCTCCAGATCGGCGAGGAGGTTCCCTACCTGGAATGGTTTCAACAGTGCGCGCTCGGCTGGGGCCTCACCGCGGCGGCCGTGCGCTGGCGCGCGGTCGGGGCCTCGCTTTCGATCGAGCCAACCGTGCTCGGCCAGGGCGAACATCGCCAGATCATGATCCGGTTGGTACCGGAGCTTTCGGGCGTCTCCGAGCACGGCCCGCTCCGCTGGCGGTTCGAACGTGTCGCGACGGAGCTCATCGTTGCGCCGGGGCAGACCGTCCGATTCGGCGGCACTTCCACTCACGCCGACTTCTACGACCGCTTCCTGGTTGGCATCCGGCGCGGTGGCCGTCATCATAAGATTGAGTTCGAGCTGACGCCGACCGTGGTGGACACGCTCCCGCCGGGGGGCGCTGTCGGCGCGCAGGGAGCCACGGGACGATGATCCGCGGAATAAGAGCGATCGGTAGCTGTTTTGTCGCGACCGCGATGGCGGCCGCCGCGGGGTCCGCAGCAGGAAACCTGCAGCCGCCGCTGTGTCCGATCGCGGACGGCGACGTCGAGCCGTGGGCCGCCGGTGGCATCGCGATCTCGCCCACCGAGACCATTGAACATTCGTCCGACTCGTTCGGCCTGCTCGAAAGCCTTGGGCATATCTCGCTGGGGTACTACCGAACCACCGCCGGCACGCTCGACCTGTCCCTGCGAGGCCGACTGTGGGTGGCGATCAACGGCGATCACTACGAGGTGCCCCCGGTGTTCGGCCAGCTCGCGGTCCGGTCGCGCTGGGACCTGCGCTTGGAACCCGGATGGACGCTCCGAACAGAGGCATTGCCAGGTTATTACGCCGCGATCGAACATCTCGAACTCGACGACTTCAACGTGCCACTGGCGTTCTCCGCGATCGCGGCCGCGGATCGCACGCTCGCCGGGCAGGCGGGCGTCTCGCTCTATCCCGGCTTCGAAAACTGGTTGGATCCGCTGCTTCGTCTGCGGTGGCGGCCGTGGCCTCAGTTCACTGCCGACCTCGGCTATCCGGAGACCCGACTGCACTGGCAACCGCTGGCGGAGATCGCGCTGTTCGGCGGCTATCAGTTCAACCGGATCTGGCAGTTTTCCCTGTCCCGGAGCGACCCGAAGGGGGAGTTCATGCTTCGCGATCAACGCCTCTATACCGGCGTGGAGGTGGGCGTGGCACGCTGGCTGACGTTCTCCGCCCACCTTGCGTACCTGCTGAACCGGGAACTCGACTACGAAGCGGGCCTTTTCCAGGACGCGAGAGTGGATGACGGCATCCTATTCGCGGTGGGCGTGTCGGGTGAGTTCTGACCACCTGCGCCGACCGAGGCCGGCGTGCGCGCTCCGCGCCACGGCGACGATCCTGAGCGCGGGTCTCGTAACATCCCTGCGTGCAATCGAAATCGAACACGATCCCCCGGTCGCACCGATCCTGCCGGCGCACGCTGAAGCGGCCACCTGGCTGCTGCGCACGCCTGCGGTGTCGGTCGTGGTCGAGACGCTCACCGCGCGGCTGACCGCACTGATCCCCACGGGCGGATCGAACCTGCTGTCAGCCGCGGGCCGGATCTGGCCGGTCCCCGAATCGGCATGGGCGGCACTCCGCGCGCAGCACTGCTGGCCGGAAACCGTGTTTGACGCTCCGGCCTGGACCGGCCGGGCCTGGCGCACGCGCAGCGGCGCAACGATCTGCCGGTGGACACGTGATTTCGGCCCACCAATCAGCGCCCGCGCGACGCGGACGGTTCGCATCAGCCCCTACGCCGCCGCTGTCGAGATGGAAGATCGCTGGCAGCGCACCGCCCCTTCCGCGATCCCGCTCGGCCCCGCGGTCGTGCTGCGGATCGCCGACCCCGTTCGCCTGCTGCTGCCCGCACCGGCGGAGACGCCACCGGTGCGGCCGATCGCCTTTGATCCTCCGCCGTCGTTTGCCTGGCTGCAAACCGCAGGAACCTGGGTGTACCGCGTCGATCTCGGCGGTGAACACCGCGTAGAGTCCACCCGCCGGGGCCCCGCCTGGGCCGCGGCCGAGGTACCTGGCTGGCTCGTGCTGCTGCGTGGCCCCGCCGGCCGTCAGCCCGATGCGTTGCGCCTCCGCGCGCGCGCGTACGCGCACCGCGCCTCCCGCACCGCAGAAATCGAGGTGGCCGCGGACGGGTTCCTCGCGCCGCCGGACGCCACGCTCGTCCTCAGAACAACCATTGAATGTTTCCCGCTCGCTCCACGGATGGACGCCACCGCGCTCGCGACCCGCACGCGGCTGCTCGCCGGAGAAGCGGAGGCGGGCAGCGCACCGCGGTGACGATGGACGAGAAACGCCTCATCCGTTCCGCCGGTCTGGTCAGCGCGCTCACCTCGATCAGCCGCGTGCTCGGCTTCGTCCGCGACGTGTTGCTGGCGGGCGCGCTGGGCACCTCCGCGGCGATGTCGGCGTTCGTGATCGCCTACCGCTTGCCCAACCTCTTTCGGGCGCTGTTCGGCGAGGGCGCGCTGTCCGCCGCCTTCATTCCGGTGTTTGTCGAGAGCCGGCAGCGCGGCGGCGACGCCGAGGCGTGGCGGCTGGCTCGGTCCGTCTTCACGCTGCTGGCGGTGGTGCTGAGCACGCTGGTGGGCCTGGGCATGCTCATCTCGACGATCGCGCTTTCCCGCCCCGCGCTGGACGAGGCACACCGGCTGACGTGGTCCCTGTTCCGGATCATGGTCCCGTACCTGCTGTTCATTTGCATGGCCGCGGTTTCGATGGGAGCGCTGAATGCATTCGATCGATTCGCGGTTCCGGCGGCCACCCCGTGGGTGCTCAATCTCGTGGAAATTGCGACGTTGTTGTGGATCTGCCCCCGGCTGGGGCCACGGCCGGAACAACAGGTGTACGGTGTTGCGTGGAGCGTGGTGGTGGCAGGCGTGCTGCAGTGGGGGATTCAGGTGCCACAGCTGCTCCAACTGGGCGCGGATCTGCGGCCCGGCCTCGACCGGCGGGATCCCCGGCTGCTGCGGGTGCTGGCGCTGATGGCACCGGCAGCGATCGGCCGCGCCGTGTCGCAGTTCAACGTGTTCTTCGCCACGATGCTCGCCGCCGCGATCGGACGTTGGGCCGCCGCTGCGCTCTATTTCAGCGAGCGCCTGATCTACCTGCCGCAGGGCGTCTTCGCGACCGCGCTGGGCACCGTGCTGCTGCCGCATTTCTCCCGCCACGGTGCCCGGCACGATCTCGACGGCCTTCGCCGGGCGGTGAGCGACGCGATCCGTCTGATCCTCTTCGGCATGCTGCCCGCCGCCACCGGCTTGTTCGTACTCGCCGAGCCGATCGTTCGAATGAGCTTCGAGTGGCGGCAGTTCGACGCGCACTCGACCCTTCTCACCGTCCGATGCCTGCGCGTGTACTGTTTCGGGCTGGTGTTCTTCGGCCTCGGCAAAGTGGTGGTGCCCGCCTTTTACGGTATGCAGGACACCCGCACACCGGTGCGCGTCGGCGTCTTCGCCGTGATGATGAATCTGCTGATGAGCCTCACGTTTCGCGCCACTTGGCCGGCGGAATGGCGCCACGCGGGGCTAGCCTTCTCGGTGGTCGCGTCCGAGGCGCTGAACGTGCTGGTCCTGGCCGCGATTCTTGAACGGCGCATCGGAGCTGCGGACTGGCTGGCCATCGGCCGCAGCGTTGCGCGGATCATCGCGGCCTGCGCGGTGCTCGCGGGCGCCGCGGTCGCCGCGAACGCGGCCGTGTCCGGCCAGCTCGCGCGCGCCGCAGCACCCGCAAAGCTGGCGCAGGTGGGTGGCGTGCTCGCAGCCCTGGCCGCAGGCGCCGGCGCCTATGTCGGGATGGCCCGTGCCCTCCGCATGCCCGAATGGCGCGACATGATCGCCGCCTTCCGCAGCCGTCGCGCCACGCCGATCGCGGAAATCTAGCGCCGCCCGCCGCCGCTCACGCCCCTCCCATCGCTCGCAGCGCCGCCTCCGCCCGCGCGACGTCCTCCGGAGTGTCCACACCAACGCCCGCCGCCGCGGCCCTGACCACCCGAATCCGGGCTCCGAGATGCAGCGCCCGCAGCTGTTCCAACCGCTCCAGCCGCTCCAGTTGACAGGGCGGCTCCGCGACCAGCCGCTCGAGAAAGTCGCGCCGGTACGCATACAGCCCGATGTGCCGCCACCACACCGGCGCTGGCTCTGCCGCCGCAACGCCGTCCCGATCGTACGGGATCGGCGCGCGCGAAAAATACAGTGCCCGACTGTCTTCCGCGAACACCACTTTCACGACGGACGGATTCGTAAGATCGGCGAGGTCCTCAATCGGCGCGGCCGCGGTCGCCATCTCCCACCCCTCGTGCGCGCCGATCGCGCCGGCCACCGCGTCCACCAGCTGCGGATCCACCAGCGGCTCGTCGCCTTGGATGTTCACCACCACATCCGCGGCACGGTCCCGCACCGCCTCCGCAATGCGATCGGTACCCGAGGGGTGCGATGGCGACGTCATCACCGCCTCCACCCCGCACTCCATCGCCAGCCGCGCGATCCGCTCATCATCCGTCGCGACGAGAATCCCGTTCAGTCGGCGAGCGCACCGCACGCGGTCCAACACACGAGCGAGCAGAGGACGGCCCGCGATCGGATGCAGCGCCTTGCCCGGAAACCGGCTGGACGCCCATCGCGCAGGGATCACCCCGAGGACCTCCCCCATACCTCATCCCTCCGGCGCGCCGCACTCGCGCATGTGCCGGAGCAACTCCGCCGGTGTGCAGGTGGCCGTCCCCAGTTTCGCCACCACCACGCCCGCCGCGTAGTTCGCCAGTTCCGCCGCCTCGGCCGGCTGCGCACCCGCCGCCAGCGCCAGCACGTCCACCGCGATCACCGTGTCGCCCGCGCCGCTGACGTCGTACACTTCGATCGCACGCGTGGGTATGTGCACCGGTCGGCCGGACGCCAGCAACAGCATGCCCTGCGGTCCGAGCGTCACCAGTAGGTGATCCGGCGCCCAGCGGCGGCGCAGCGCTCTGGCCGCCGCCAGCAGCGGGCGGTCCTCCAGCGGAACCGCCGCGGCGCCCGGATCGCGCAGCCCCACCGCCGCAAACGCCTCCCGGCGGTTCGGCGTCGCGACCGTGAAGCCGCGCACCCGCAGCTCGCGATTTTCTTTGGGGTCCAGCCCCGCCGGAATGCGCCGCGCACCAGCCTCCCGCAGCGCTGCGTCCACCACCGCCTGCACCACGTATCCCTTGCCGTAGTCCTCCACGATGAGCCCGTCCGCCGCCCGAACACTCCGGCTCACCCTCGCGCACGCTTCCGCAAGGCGTCGCCGATCCCACTCCAGCAGGCGCTCGTGGTCCACCCGGCACACCTGCTGGCGCTCCGCCAGCACTCGCGTCTTCACAGTGGTCAGCGTGTCCGACTCCGCGCACACGCCGTCGGTCTCAATGCCCGCCGCCTGCAGCTGGCGCAATAGCTCCTGCCCCGCCGCGTCCGTGCCCACTCGGCCGCAGAGCACCGCGCGCGCGCCCATCGCACGCAGGTTCGCCGCAACGTTGCTGGCACCGCCCGGCACCGCTCGCTCCGCCCGCACCCGTACAACCGGCACCGGCGCCTCGGGCGATATACGCTCCACCTCGCCCTCGATGTAGCGGTCCAACATCAGATCGCCGACCACCGCGATGCGCAGCCGCGGGAACCTGGCCACCAGTTCCTCCGCCCGCCGAATCGTCAATGCCATCGCGCCCGCCCCCCATCCGCGCCGGCCACTACTGCCGCGCCACCCGCGGCGACCGGACCGGCTGCCGAATCTCGTTCAACACCGCTCGGACCCGCGCAACCGGCACTTCCGCGTCGATCCTCATCGCCACGCGCCGCTCATCGTCCGACACCCACAACCACACTTTCCCCTTCCGCACAAACAGACCGTTGAACTCCGCCGCCGGCTCATAGCGAATGCATCGCACCCGGCCAAACCCGCTCACCGCGATCACTTCCTCCGCGACCGGACGCGGCAGCACCGTGTAGATCTTATTGTCCGCCATCACCCGCCACGCGCGGTCGTCGCCCAGGCCGATCCGCTCCCGCCGAAACCAGTACAGCAGCGAGGGAATATCACGGATGGTTGGATCAATGGGCAGTTCTTTCTCCCGGCCGCGCAGCAGCGAGCGCCATTTCGCTACGCCCGCCGCGTAGTCAAACTCCGTCACTTCATCGTAGCGGTTCGCCCCTTCGTTGATCTTCTTCACAAACCGAATCGGCAGAAAGCTCAACGGGTCCACACGGCTCTCGAGGAAATCGTCCACCGGGTAGATCGCATCCAGCACCGCACTCGACCGCGTCCGCAGCCGCAGCGCAATCTGCCAACGCCCCCCCTCGTTCACCCACTCGGACCAGGCCACCGCGGTCCCCACCGGCAGCAGCCCCCAGTACAGCCCGTAGCGCAACTGCTCACCCACCGGAAACCACATCGCCGGCACCTCGGCCGGCGGTGGCTGCGCCGGTGACTCCGGAGGTGTCTCCACCGGCAGTGGCACCTTCGGCGGCCACGCGTGCACATCGCGCACAACTGCCAGCGCCAGCCCCACCGCCAGACACATGCGCACGCGTCGCTTCACGATCACCTCCGCGGTGGACGGGAGATCCGCAACACCAGCAGTTCCAGCAGCAACTCCGGCGACGGAAATCCCCCCACCATCCGCTCTCGCGCCCTCGTCACTGCCTCACCCGCCGACGCGAGCTCCGCCGCGCTGAAGTTCTCCGCCTGCTCCACCAGACGGCCCAGTCGGAACGAATGCATCTGCCGCGGGTCCCACTCACCGAGCGCCGCCAGCGTCGCGTTCGCCTCCGGCGAGTCGGTCCACACCACCGAACGATCCGTCCGGCGCAACCATCCGCGATCCAACGCCATGCGCAAAATGGTCAGCTCGCGCAGCCGCCCCTCAAGCCCGCCGATCAGCTGGATCGGCTCTGCACGCTGATCCAACAACCGCCGCAGCGCCGCGAACGCCGCCGCCGGCCGTCGGGCCCCCACCCAGTCGGCCAGATCCCAGCCCTCCACTTCGCGCGTCACCGACGTGATTTCGCGCACGTCCGCTGCCGTCGCGCTGCGCCTCTCGCCGAGGTACAGCGCCAGCTTCTCGATCTCACCGTGAACGATGTGCCCATCCGCGCCGATCCGATCCAGAAAGAGCTCCACCGCCTCGGGCTCCATGCGGATGCCCTTCTGCGCCGCCACCTCCTCCACCAGGCGCCGAAGCTCGCGCTCCCGTTCCCAAGCCTTCTCCGAGAGCGCATAGTCGCCCACCTCTCCGCATTCGTGAACCGCCCGAAACAGCGCGCTGCGCCGGTCGATCCCCGAGCCGGTGATCAACAGACGATGGCCCGCCGGTAAGCCGCCGCGGATGCGCGTGACCAGCTTCTGCAGCCACGGTTGCGCCCCGCCACGCCCCAGCCGCGCCGATTGCAGCGCGGAGCCCGCCCGGAACCATACCGCTTTGCCCTCGCCAAACATCGGTGCGGTTTCGAGCGCCAGCAGCACTGCGCGCAGCGCCGAAACAATCTGATCCTCCGCATCGCTCTCGAGCGAAACCTCCTCCGCCGCCCAAATTCGCGAATCCGGCGGGCACCATGCCGCCATCCAGCGACGGGCCGCCTGCTCCACGCGATATCCGTCGCCAAACAACAACACCACCGAAGGCCCGGCACCGGCTGCGCGGCCATCTCGCCGTCCGCTCACGCTTCGTCTCCCGAACACATGACCTCACATCCTGCCGAAAACGACTTGTGCTCGCCAGCCGCTCACCGTTCCCCTCCGGCCGCCGGAGAACAACGGCTCCGCCGTCATCGCCGCCTCTTGCCGCCCGTTTCCCCCCGCTCCTGCCAGCGGCGGCCGCCCGCTGCCCACGCGCCGCGCCCCGAGCGCCGCGCTTCCGCCTCCAGCTCGTCCAGCCGGCGCCAATGCACCGCCTCCGATGTGCCGTCCGGCAGGTCCACTCCCCGCCCGTACGCACGAGCCCACCCCGCCGCGATCAGTTCCTCGTGCAACCAGCGCTCAGCGCGCACGATCAGCGCAAATCGGCGCCCCAACTCTTCACGGCCGCCCGCCGGCTCCTCCCGCGTCCACACCGTCACCGGCCCCTCGCGCAACCACCCGGCCGTGAACTCCGCCGCGCTCGCCCCAAGCTCGGGAATGCGCGCCGCGGAGATGCCGAAGCGCCGGGCCTGTTCGCGAACCCGCTCGGGAAATTTTCGATCGGTCTCTGGCGCGTCGGCGAAATACAGCCGGTACATCACCGACGTGCCGCCGTGGCTCAGCACGAAACTATCTCCGTCGGCGTAGCGTCGCTCCTCCAACCGAGCGCCGTCCACGCGCTGCCAGGGGCCGACCTGCGGCGCGGACGGCTCCGACGCGCCCGCCATCCACGCCAGCACCACCCACCCGCACGTTCGCGACGCGACCGCGGCCCCACGCACGACGCCACTGTTCGAGACACGGTTCACCGCCTCAGCCCTCACGTTTCGCGCCCGAACGGCGCCTCATATGACGCGCAATCCGCCAACCCACCACCAGCGGCCCCGCGCGCGAACCAACCGGTACCGCACCGATGCGGCGGTCGCGCAGCATCGCGACCAGCGATCCCGCCGGATCCTCGGGCGCCAGCGGCGAGCTGAACAGCGTCGCGTAGCTCGCAATCCTCCGTTCCTCGCCGGGATACTCCAGCGGATCCGACCCCGCCAACAGCCGCCCTTCTCGCGCCGCTGAGCGCCGCAACAGCCGCGGCATCGGCCAGCCGCGTGGCCGCAGCGAAGAGTCCACCAACATCAGTACGTCGCGCGGCCAACGCGCAAGCAGCGCGCGAATCATGCGCCCACGGCGGCCCCACCACTTGCCCGGTGCCCACGGAATCAGCGCCGGCGCGCCCAGCTCCTCCAGTTGCTGCACCACTTCCGGCGACGGCCTGCCTTCGAGCGCATCATCCCGCACGCCGATCGCCAGAATCTCCAGCCGTTCCGCGGTGACAATCTGCTGCCCCCGCACAATCCAAATGCCTCCGCCCCTCGTCTCATCCGCGATCCACACCGCCCTGCCTTCCGAGGCCACGCGCGCCACCACCCATGGGCCACCACCACCCATCAGACGCTCGAACTCCCGGCACCCTGCCGCCTCGGTCCAGCACAACACCCTCGCCGCGGACGGTCCGCCCAGAGATTGCATACGGGGCACGATCTCGCACCACAGCGACGCCGGATCGTAGTAGCCGTGCCAGTGAACGTGCAGATCGACAATCGTCACAGCGCAGCCCGCGGATTCACCGCTCCCGGAACAGGCAACCGGCGGGGCC is a genomic window of Kiritimatiellia bacterium containing:
- a CDS encoding DUF4340 domain-containing protein, which codes for MSRPGAIANPVLAGLALILGALWWWSVRSDRIAVRDSTERLRMARFNPDEIREVVLERPSVRTRVARDGTIWRLLEPVEAPADAVEVGRLLETLADVVSGTPIPAEELREAPPVEMGFDPPAARIALVRPGGDLTFECGQALPGGRLYVRLSPPNVFFAVNTNVLAAIPPSADALRDRTLFPGVSDIRQIRLRRPGGRIHLSRADDGQWRIMEPIQARADRQAAQRLVEALLTARVREFVRDEVALGDPYGLDESAIEVLVDAGPGVESRSLRIGRRSDTDPAGVYAQRGGSRAVVTVSAEIAWMCAASLDDLRDRRLVPIAPEDIAGWSLERGNRRLHLVTTNGGWTILEPTPAPADDARVRAFIREWLGTRIESFPSNPALPAPAVRLCWYRTAAGESAAVTGMPAAVTLLVAETPLEWTPVAVIEGGSTNIVMIRTKPPGALAPDPLRFRTRVLLSLPRERIAGFVLRRGNVEQRVTISTNGVLTERGDPVPVATVLPKLRALDLLQAVNLVTDSPAELISYGLDPPAASLTVLDRADSGGSVTLLFGRSGPEGTFVRIQGRDLVALLDPATAGALQADLVPTPTPPPGAAPGP
- a CDS encoding AsmA-like C-terminal region-containing protein — translated: MNSPAKLRFKRRPHAGTAVALALAVLMLCFDRFGLPGSWLTPLWRGERSPLQLRVRRLRLGPFSGLRAAGVSAHLSLPAGKIRVQAEEFRLRPRWADWLRGRTGAIEGGLLRGQVVWEPPNPELLPVRLDELQLRLTRPHDQPLHMEASARWNQTLVRFDAVVTGALPTRLHTASAAQHPAPAAGSPDHRRWMNPPIPQGSGVLVLSAIASATALTDARLEFRGEGTDLHWAGRGWQHWRINGRFDAEGLCLADFHLSADGDELHIRGRWPGQRRPPEFAVTAQMSPAAIRAAPWPEAWTAILRRWNVEALEPIHASVTVGPRPDGSVGLHTVHIERGTFSVLGIPVRQVRADLCTDNTIWRLRRLLAVVGEHGDGGPLALEAEYEPATRRYCVRADAAFDPSVILPVLPADLAIQVGAYRSLGPPPRLRIEARGQLDEPPSTELSGEICAEEFSWNGAYLSRAAAQLQLQAGVLRLEDVILSRPDGHLVGRIEQDLQRRRVRVAARGVFPIPVLARLGGPRPHLFASQFRFGGTARVAALGQVDYGQQDDNWGELHIEADHIGYGWLDLDQVVLDAELAGRDVQIPRLSAKTVGGVLRGSAHLRLPDAADIPAAYALEMAGTDLDFAELLRALTDRNAQTQRGRLSASLSLAGRIGRGQGRTATGQGHIRIRRGQLLDIPVFGGLSQYLSSLVPGLGFVSQGDFRASFQIRDGYVETERAELRGEILSLDGVGRYYFDRRLQFRVEARLLRGGAVADLVRMLTSPVTRLLEFDLRGTLDQPEWAPRNLPGL
- a CDS encoding type II and III secretion system protein, with protein sequence MTTTGLTLCAWLAAGTVFAQTTGRLFRVHEIGFADPDAIAEAARAALSEGSRLVVDAPRRRLLVFATESEHSQIADLARAAAAPPPMVRIDVRRRAVGQTSELDAGAAVGGTVVIAPSGSSADISVRPRAEWRASDTSEHLVQTLTVLSGRSASLQIGEEVPYLEWFQQCALGWGLTAAAVRWRAVGASLSIEPTVLGQGEHRQIMIRLVPELSGVSEHGPLRWRFERVATELIVAPGQTVRFGGTSTHADFYDRFLVGIRRGGRHHKIEFELTPTVVDTLPPGGAVGAQGATGR